The DNA segment CAGGTGCTTGAACGGGCTGTCGATCAAGCCCGACATCACGGCATTGGCAATGGTGCCGATGCCGGCCTGCAGCGGCATGAGGCTCTCGGTCAGGCGGCCCGCCGCAACCTCCTTAGTGAAGAACGCCACCAGGTGGCCGGCGATGGCCGCAGTTTCCTCGTCGGGCGGCAGGTTGGACGCCGTGCTGTCGGGCTGGTTCGTGATAACGATGGCGACAATCTTTTCTGCCGGAATTTCGATGGAGGTCGTGCCCACCCGATCGGAAACCCTGGTCAGCGGTACCGGCTCGCGTGCCGGGCGGCGCTTGGGAATGAAAATATCGTGCAAACCCTCCAGCTCCAGCGCATGGGCCAGGTTGATTTCGACAATCACCTTGTCGGCGAGGATGGCGAAGCTGGCACTGTTGCCAACCGAAGTCGTCGGGATAATGGCGCCGGTTTCCGTGATGGCAATTGCCTCGATGATGGCGACGTCGACTGGCGCGATCTGGCCGCTGCGCAAAAATTCGACCGTTTCGGACAAGTGCTGGTCGACATACATCACCTCGCCGCTGTTGATCGCCGCGCGCAGGGTCGGGTCGCCCTGGAAGGGCATGCGGCGCACCAGGGCGCCGGCTTCAGTCAATTGGCGGTCGACTTCACCGCCCAGCGAAGCGCCGGTCAGCAAGGTCACTTTCAGCGGTTCGTGGCGGGCCCGCTCGGCCAGGGCCAGCGGCACCACCTTGGCATCGCCAGCCTTGGTAAAGCCGCTCATGCCGATGGTCATGCCATCCTTGATCCACTCGGCCGCAGCTGCCGCCGTGGTCACTTTGTCACGCAGGCTGGATGCGCGAATGCGTTGTGCGAGATTTTCCGACATGCTTGTTTCCTCTTCTTCGTTGGCGGCGCCTGGATTGCTGCGCTCTTTTTGGGTGTCTATCAAATGATTTTATTCACTAACATATGAGTAATATAATCACTAACATCTTAATGAGTCAAGCGGTATAATCCTTTTTGGCTACTCATACAATAAATTCAGGAGACACGAATGCAGCCTCGCATCACCTATCGCAATCTGCCGCAACTCTTGCTCAAGGGCCGCGACCGGCTCATGTCCAATTTCAGGCCGATTCTCAATCGCTTTGGCGTAACAGAGCAGCAGTGGCGCATCCTGCGCGCGCTCGACGAATACGAGCAGCTCGAACCGCGCGAAATCTGCGAAATGTGCCAGATTCTCAGCCCCAGCATGGCAGGCGTGCTGGCCCGCATGGAAGACCTCGGCCTGGTCAGCCGCAACCGCTTGCCGG comes from the Janthinobacterium sp. 17J80-10 genome and includes:
- a CDS encoding acetyl-CoA hydrolase/transferase family protein, whose amino-acid sequence is MSENLAQRIRASSLRDKVTTAAAAAEWIKDGMTIGMSGFTKAGDAKVVPLALAERARHEPLKVTLLTGASLGGEVDRQLTEAGALVRRMPFQGDPTLRAAINSGEVMYVDQHLSETVEFLRSGQIAPVDVAIIEAIAITETGAIIPTTSVGNSASFAILADKVIVEINLAHALELEGLHDIFIPKRRPAREPVPLTRVSDRVGTTSIEIPAEKIVAIVITNQPDSTASNLPPDEETAAIAGHLVAFFTKEVAAGRLTESLMPLQAGIGTIANAVMSGLIDSPFKHLSMYSEVLQDSTFELFDAGKLDFASGSSITLSSRKCHEVFGNFAKYKDRLVLRPQEISNHPEIVRRLGIIAINTALEADIYGNVNSTHVMGTSMMNGIGGSGDFARNAYLAVFATKSVAKGGKISSIVPMVAHTDHSSHDVDILVTEIGLADLRGLAPRERAQAIINNCVAEPYREMLREYVAEANQRGGQTPHVLEKALSWHVRYREHGSMLPAVEEARLKVA
- the hpaR gene encoding homoprotocatechuate degradation operon regulator HpaR, with product MQPRITYRNLPQLLLKGRDRLMSNFRPILNRFGVTEQQWRILRALDEYEQLEPREICEMCQILSPSMAGVLARMEDLGLVSRNRLPEDQRRVMVRLAHKGDQLITEIAPLIDARYHELEQAFGKKVFDDLFQALENFIEAQTRTVTIEEAQQTAVQEKARRKTKPGGR